In the Halodesulfovibrio sp. genome, one interval contains:
- a CDS encoding LysE family translocator, whose amino-acid sequence MSLSVWMSLVAICILGAMSPGPSLAVVAKNCLGGSWKNGVATAWAHAMGVGLYALASVLGLAIVLQHNPVLFKGIAYLGAGYLLWLGINALRSKGGVTAKLSAGKESSLLESARDGAMISMLNPKLALFFLALFSQFVAESHASESRAIVVATPVLLDGLWYTVVSLLITRPTVLEKIKARAVLVDRLAGVVLIGLALRVVYTM is encoded by the coding sequence ATGTCATTAAGTGTTTGGATGTCACTCGTAGCAATTTGTATTCTCGGTGCAATGTCTCCGGGACCTAGTCTTGCTGTAGTGGCAAAAAACTGCCTTGGTGGTAGTTGGAAAAATGGTGTTGCCACTGCGTGGGCACATGCCATGGGTGTAGGGCTGTATGCTTTAGCTTCTGTTCTTGGTCTGGCAATAGTGTTGCAGCATAATCCTGTGTTGTTTAAAGGGATTGCCTATTTAGGTGCGGGGTACTTGTTGTGGTTGGGTATTAATGCGCTTCGGTCTAAGGGCGGTGTGACTGCAAAACTTTCCGCAGGAAAAGAAAGTTCGTTGTTAGAATCAGCTCGTGACGGAGCGATGATTTCGATGCTTAACCCGAAGCTTGCGCTGTTTTTTCTCGCGCTGTTTAGTCAGTTTGTAGCAGAAAGTCATGCTTCAGAAAGCCGAGCCATTGTCGTTGCAACTCCGGTGCTTCTTGATGGATTGTGGTACACAGTGGTTAGCTTATTGATAACCCGCCCAACCGTACTGGAAAAGATAAAAGCCCGCGCTGTGCTTGTTGATAGATTGGCAGGTGTTGTTCTTATCGGGTTGGCGCTTCGAGTCGTGTATACAATGTAA
- a CDS encoding glycosyltransferase family 39 protein, giving the protein MNKTAIWQRHPYVIAALIIVCTTLIRIAFLWSNQLDLVYDEAQYWDWTRHMQFSYYSKGPLIAWIIKSWTSIFGDTQFGVRFGAVVNSFLTQSILLYGMGRLMKRPVAALWAVILANTIPLFLASGILMTTDSPLLVCWVSALFALYAASVNPERKLPYVVLGAAMAVGILAKYMMLAMIGIVFFYCIGLWRQNMLSKIFVKRVAIAMAAGSAIGFLPILIWNIQNDWVGFRHVAKLAGVNKAATAKPFFRFDRFPEYFASQVGLLTPWWFAFLIFGGWTALKQGWTKKGAEQVENKDEVRQALLLSTGFWMLWGFFIFWSFHTRIYPNWSAMSYAAGIMLAAIAVEKGHVWGKTALVIRSKRIPLRKTGVIIGIVLFLLMHSLGQLPFRSRSINPAMRLMGWTDMSSKLQELTESMPNPDKVFYFSDRYGITANLAFYAPQQPQAYCVDWGRRKTQYDLWNTPEDKKGWDAIFVRHKPLEIERLKTLFESVEVMEYQTTHSNGYGPKYYIAVLKNYNGTWPKRENGGY; this is encoded by the coding sequence TTGAATAAAACGGCTATTTGGCAGCGGCATCCTTATGTCATAGCTGCATTGATTATTGTCTGTACTACTCTTATCCGTATTGCATTCTTATGGAGCAATCAGCTTGATCTGGTGTACGACGAAGCCCAGTACTGGGATTGGACTCGTCACATGCAGTTCTCATATTACTCCAAAGGACCTCTAATTGCGTGGATCATCAAAAGCTGGACAAGCATTTTTGGTGATACCCAGTTCGGTGTGCGTTTTGGCGCTGTTGTTAACTCTTTCCTGACGCAAAGTATTTTGCTCTACGGTATGGGAAGATTGATGAAGCGTCCGGTCGCGGCATTGTGGGCTGTTATTTTAGCCAACACCATTCCGTTATTCCTTGCTTCCGGTATTTTGATGACAACTGACAGCCCGTTGCTTGTCTGCTGGGTGTCCGCGTTGTTTGCGTTGTATGCTGCGAGCGTTAATCCAGAACGTAAGCTTCCGTATGTGGTACTTGGTGCTGCAATGGCGGTTGGTATTCTTGCCAAATATATGATGCTGGCAATGATCGGTATTGTCTTTTTCTACTGCATCGGTCTTTGGCGTCAGAACATGTTGAGCAAAATTTTTGTGAAGCGTGTAGCTATTGCCATGGCTGCCGGTTCAGCAATCGGCTTCCTGCCAATTTTAATTTGGAATATACAAAATGATTGGGTTGGATTCCGACACGTTGCCAAGCTTGCCGGAGTAAACAAAGCAGCAACGGCAAAACCGTTTTTCCGCTTCGACCGCTTCCCTGAATATTTTGCTTCTCAAGTCGGCTTGCTGACTCCTTGGTGGTTTGCTTTCCTTATTTTCGGCGGCTGGACAGCTCTAAAACAAGGTTGGACTAAGAAGGGCGCAGAACAGGTTGAGAACAAAGATGAAGTTCGTCAGGCACTGTTACTCAGTACTGGCTTCTGGATGCTGTGGGGCTTCTTTATTTTCTGGAGTTTCCATACCCGTATTTACCCGAACTGGTCTGCAATGAGCTATGCGGCAGGTATTATGCTGGCAGCCATTGCCGTAGAGAAAGGGCACGTATGGGGCAAAACTGCTCTGGTTATCCGCAGCAAGCGTATTCCGCTTCGCAAAACAGGCGTTATCATCGGTATCGTACTGTTCCTGCTTATGCATTCGTTGGGACAACTGCCGTTCCGTTCTCGTTCTATAAACCCTGCTATGCGTTTGATGGGTTGGACTGATATGTCCAGTAAGCTTCAGGAGCTTACTGAGAGTATGCCGAATCCTGATAAAGTTTTTTATTTTTCTGACCGCTACGGCATCACTGCAAACCTTGCTTTTTATGCTCCGCAGCAGCCACAGGCATACTGTGTGGACTGGGGACGACGCAAAACACAGTACGATTTGTGGAATACCCCTGAAGACAAAAAAGGCTGGGATGCAATCTTTGTGCGTCATAAACCTTTGGAAATAGAGCGCCTTAAGACGCTGTTTGAATCTGTTGAAGTTATGGAGTATCAAACAACGCATTCGAACGGGTACGGTCCAAAATATTATATCGCCGTATTGAAAAATTATAACGGCACATGGCCGAAGCGTGAGAACGGGGGCTACTAA
- a CDS encoding alkylphosphonate utilization protein codes for MDTKDSNGNVLNDGDNVQVTKDLKVKGASMTLKRGTTIKKIRLTSNPEHVECRVGKGQIVLKTCFLKKV; via the coding sequence ATGGATACTAAAGACTCAAACGGTAACGTGCTTAACGACGGTGACAACGTTCAGGTAACTAAAGATCTTAAAGTAAAAGGGGCTTCTATGACCCTGAAACGCGGCACTACCATTAAAAAAATTCGCCTGACATCCAATCCAGAGCATGTTGAATGCCGTGTGGGTAAAGGACAGATTGTCCTCAAGACTTGTTTTTTGAAAAAGGTCTAA
- a CDS encoding LysR family transcriptional regulator, with protein MLFSIEQLEAFVATVDEGSFSAAARFLGKAQSRISTAVANLELDLGITLFDRSGKYPVLSKDGERMIQTARDVLYQCRVVMERATEVSDQPQSVLRLAVDDAVPQEQVSIMLAEFAQEFRYTQIEIVRAHAGEASNLVKLDKADVAIAVSVSGLPQDDYSWEQVGSEKWYPMAAATHPLAALESVSKSDLANVTQIACTSSNNNLELGTEVVSDKLWRCDDSRFMIELVCKGAGWAWCPSLQTERAVQRGELVALPVDFMETGFSGELYLCWKKDHPLRAAEKWLATRLKKAFSVR; from the coding sequence GTGCTTTTTTCTATAGAGCAGCTAGAGGCATTTGTAGCGACGGTTGATGAAGGGTCATTTTCAGCAGCAGCCCGTTTTTTGGGGAAGGCGCAAAGTAGAATCAGTACCGCAGTTGCGAATTTAGAACTTGATTTAGGTATTACGTTGTTTGACCGGTCAGGAAAATATCCTGTTCTTTCTAAAGATGGGGAACGCATGATACAGACAGCCCGCGATGTCTTGTATCAATGCAGAGTCGTGATGGAGCGGGCGACTGAGGTTTCAGACCAACCACAAAGTGTATTGCGGCTGGCAGTGGACGATGCTGTACCGCAGGAACAAGTAAGCATTATGCTGGCTGAGTTTGCACAAGAATTTAGGTATACTCAGATAGAGATAGTGCGCGCCCATGCAGGTGAAGCAAGCAATTTAGTAAAATTGGATAAAGCTGATGTGGCTATTGCTGTGTCAGTATCAGGCTTGCCACAAGATGATTATTCATGGGAGCAGGTCGGAAGTGAAAAATGGTATCCAATGGCAGCCGCGACACACCCTCTTGCAGCATTAGAGAGTGTAAGCAAAAGTGACTTGGCAAATGTTACACAAATTGCTTGTACAAGTTCCAATAACAATTTGGAGCTTGGGACAGAGGTTGTGAGTGATAAGCTGTGGCGATGTGATGATAGCCGCTTTATGATAGAGCTTGTCTGCAAGGGTGCAGGTTGGGCTTGGTGTCCAAGTTTGCAGACGGAAAGAGCGGTGCAACGTGGTGAACTGGTGGCATTGCCTGTCGATTTCATGGAGACTGGCTTTAGTGGTGAACTCTATCTGTGCTGGAAAAAAGATCATCCACTTCGAGCCGCTGAAAAATGGTTAGCAACCCGTTTAAAAAAAGCATTTAGCGTCAGATAA
- a CDS encoding multidrug efflux RND transporter permease subunit, producing the protein MTISHFFIDRPKFAIVISIVITLVGALALITLPVAQYPDITPPIVTVTANYPGASPEILERTVIKPLEDNINGVDDMIYISSSADTTGTTTTSVTFFPKTDPDIAQVNVQNRVSQAEPNLPEEVRRLGVKVNKESTTMLLGVSLISPDNTFSSLYLNNYAKQFIVDPLKRIKGVSNVQIFGSPYSMRIWLDPKLMESYRMTTSDVQNALEQQNIIVAAGSIGGGPNVTQQQFNYTVQAQGRLVTVKEFNNIILRTSSGGAIVRVKDIGRAELGEQAYNSSARLDNKPQAFVVVYQNTDGNALDIAKQVYKSMEVLSQQFPRGVEYLIPYDTTIFIKRSIDEVVITLLQAIGLVILVVFLFLQNVRATFIPTVAIPVSLIGTFAVMQALGFSINTISLFGLVLAIGVVVDDAIVVIENVERHMEDSNLPPREAARIAMTEVTSPIIATTLVLLAVFVPVMFMPGITGGLYRQFAVTISVSVLISSVNALTLSPALCSLILKEGRMEPIAFLRPVDRAIKWATEKYGTVVTAILRKGILTAVIVLIIFGSTGYFYQSTPTGFIPNEDQGFFFVDAQLPEAASLNRSSRVLREITDLTKKVDGVERVITVAGRSFLSGNLSNTGLIIVMLEDWDSRPDGKTLRQIMTEVNKLYRNYPDAALRAFEMPAIPGIGTTNGFAYQLQDTLSRPPQAIAKVAQNLALKATQDPAIQFAFTTFRTDVPQYFLNVDRNKAMVLGISLGDIYATLQAQFGSLYVNDFVREGRIYQVNIQADAKYRANPEDFRLFYVRNGKGEMVPITSVATITPILGPAQVFHYNLYRTVAINGNAASGYSSGDAINTMERLSDDLPPGYTFEWTALSLQEIEAGNLAPLIFLLSFTFVYLFLVAQYESWIMPIAIVGSVPLAIFGAIGGTHYWAPIFELNNNIYAQVGVILLIGMAAKTSILIVEFSMDLYKEGKSARDAAITAAKLRFRAVLMTAFSFILGVSPLVVATGPGSASRHSLGIAVMCGMITATVFAPLLVPGFYFHLQRWLEFFAKKMGTPPTPPNTSAQSNETSSSESSGDTSIADSESVSAANPEKQSEVPAIESKNKP; encoded by the coding sequence ATGACGATCAGTCATTTTTTTATCGACAGACCTAAATTCGCCATTGTCATATCTATTGTTATCACGCTGGTGGGGGCACTGGCATTAATCACGTTGCCCGTAGCGCAATACCCTGACATTACACCGCCTATCGTTACAGTTACTGCAAACTACCCCGGTGCAAGCCCTGAAATTCTTGAGCGCACAGTTATCAAGCCACTTGAAGACAATATCAACGGCGTTGATGACATGATCTATATTTCTTCTTCTGCCGACACCACTGGCACTACCACAACCTCTGTCACATTTTTCCCCAAGACTGACCCTGATATAGCACAGGTTAACGTACAGAACCGTGTGTCTCAGGCAGAACCGAACCTGCCGGAAGAAGTGAGAAGGCTTGGGGTAAAGGTAAATAAAGAATCCACAACAATGCTGCTTGGTGTCAGCCTTATTTCTCCCGACAACACCTTCAGCAGCCTGTATCTGAACAACTACGCCAAACAATTTATTGTTGATCCTCTGAAGCGTATTAAAGGTGTCTCCAACGTACAGATTTTCGGCTCGCCGTATTCAATGCGCATCTGGCTCGACCCGAAGCTTATGGAATCGTACCGGATGACAACGTCTGATGTGCAGAATGCGCTAGAACAGCAAAATATTATTGTTGCAGCAGGAAGCATCGGGGGCGGTCCCAACGTAACGCAGCAGCAGTTTAATTACACAGTGCAGGCACAGGGACGGCTTGTTACCGTTAAAGAATTCAACAACATTATTCTGCGTACTTCTTCCGGCGGTGCTATTGTCCGCGTTAAAGATATCGGGCGTGCAGAACTAGGCGAGCAAGCGTACAATTCATCCGCCAGATTGGATAATAAGCCGCAGGCATTTGTCGTTGTCTACCAAAACACAGATGGCAACGCGCTGGATATTGCCAAGCAAGTCTACAAAAGTATGGAAGTACTTTCGCAACAATTTCCGCGCGGCGTCGAGTACCTCATTCCGTATGACACAACCATATTTATTAAGCGTTCGATAGATGAAGTAGTTATTACGCTTTTGCAGGCTATCGGGCTTGTTATTCTTGTTGTTTTTCTTTTTCTGCAAAACGTACGTGCAACTTTTATCCCGACAGTTGCCATTCCTGTCTCCCTTATCGGAACCTTTGCGGTAATGCAGGCTCTTGGATTCTCCATTAACACTATTTCATTATTTGGACTTGTCCTCGCCATCGGCGTTGTTGTTGACGATGCCATTGTCGTTATCGAAAACGTCGAACGACATATGGAAGATTCCAACCTTCCCCCACGCGAAGCGGCACGAATAGCAATGACGGAAGTAACAAGCCCAATTATTGCCACCACGCTGGTTCTACTGGCTGTATTTGTTCCGGTTATGTTTATGCCGGGAATTACAGGCGGGTTATACAGACAGTTTGCGGTTACAATTTCTGTTTCTGTTCTTATTTCTTCCGTTAATGCTCTTACGCTTAGTCCTGCGTTATGCTCTCTCATATTGAAAGAAGGACGCATGGAACCTATTGCTTTCCTGCGACCTGTTGATCGCGCCATTAAGTGGGCAACAGAAAAATATGGTACTGTTGTTACGGCAATTCTCCGCAAGGGAATTTTAACAGCCGTCATCGTTCTCATAATTTTCGGTTCCACAGGATATTTCTACCAGTCTACACCAACCGGCTTTATTCCAAACGAGGATCAGGGATTCTTTTTCGTTGATGCACAACTGCCAGAAGCTGCTTCTCTAAATAGATCTTCACGAGTGCTACGCGAAATCACAGATCTGACAAAAAAAGTAGATGGCGTTGAACGTGTTATTACCGTTGCAGGGCGCAGCTTTCTTTCCGGTAATTTATCAAACACCGGCTTAATTATCGTTATGCTGGAGGATTGGGACAGCAGACCGGATGGTAAAACCTTGCGACAAATCATGACCGAGGTAAATAAGCTCTACAGAAATTACCCCGACGCAGCGCTCAGAGCGTTTGAGATGCCTGCCATTCCGGGGATTGGAACAACCAACGGATTCGCGTACCAGTTACAAGACACGTTAAGTCGTCCACCACAGGCTATTGCAAAAGTAGCTCAAAATCTGGCGCTTAAGGCTACGCAAGATCCTGCAATTCAATTTGCTTTCACAACATTCCGCACAGATGTGCCGCAATATTTTCTGAATGTTGATCGAAACAAGGCTATGGTTCTAGGGATCTCGCTTGGAGATATCTATGCAACACTGCAAGCTCAATTCGGTTCATTGTATGTGAACGATTTTGTACGCGAAGGCAGAATTTATCAGGTAAACATTCAGGCAGACGCTAAATACCGAGCAAACCCTGAGGACTTTCGATTGTTCTATGTTCGTAACGGCAAAGGGGAAATGGTTCCTATAACCTCAGTGGCAACAATCACCCCGATTTTAGGCCCTGCGCAAGTTTTCCACTATAACCTGTACCGCACAGTTGCGATCAACGGGAACGCTGCCTCCGGCTATAGCTCCGGCGACGCCATCAACACTATGGAACGGCTTTCGGATGATTTGCCCCCAGGATACACATTTGAATGGACGGCACTTTCATTACAAGAAATCGAAGCAGGAAACCTTGCACCGCTTATTTTTCTGCTGTCGTTTACCTTTGTATATTTATTCCTCGTTGCCCAATATGAGAGTTGGATTATGCCGATTGCCATCGTAGGCTCTGTACCGCTGGCAATTTTCGGCGCAATTGGAGGGACACACTACTGGGCACCAATTTTTGAACTGAACAACAATATCTATGCACAGGTCGGTGTCATTCTTTTGATAGGCATGGCAGCAAAAACATCTATTTTGATTGTAGAATTCTCCATGGATCTCTACAAAGAAGGCAAATCTGCCCGTGATGCTGCAATTACAGCCGCAAAATTACGATTCCGCGCTGTTCTCATGACGGCATTTTCTTTTATCCTTGGTGTTTCGCCACTGGTTGTTGCTACCGGTCCCGGTTCTGCAAGCAGGCATTCATTAGGCATCGCCGTAATGTGCGGCATGATTACCGCTACGGTATTCGCACCGCTACTTGTTCCCGGATTCTATTTTCATTTGCAGCGCTGGCTTGAATTTTTTGCAAAAAAAATGGGAACACCTCCTACTCCCCCAAACACTTCTGCACAGTCTAATGAGACAAGTTCATCAGAGTCATCTGGCGATACCTCCATTGCTGATTCTGAATCTGTCAGCGCTGCGAACCCTGAAAAGCAATCTGAAGTTCCAGCAATTGAATCTAAAAATAAACCTTAA
- a CDS encoding efflux RND transporter periplasmic adaptor subunit, translating into MAPDVNVISVPQQPVANSWTAVGRVDSKDIVQIKSRVEGFLIEKDFVEGDIVKKGQVLFKIDPRPFEADLMLEKANVEKAQAALVEAKQNLQRGTQLYAGKNISKSELDRYTSTERQAAAQVDATKAQAYSASINLGYATIKAPLTGRIGKTIYSVGNLISPSSGTLATIYSIDPIYVYFTVDEKDVVTYRQKWGYNKSPELTFTLVLPNGSLYPKQGTLDFAQPFIDKDTGTINLRCVFPNPDNLLLSGMYTTVIVRDAEKKLMPLIPQASVQQNQSGYTVVVVDDKNIANMRKVTLGARLDAMWVVMEGLKAGDHIIVEGLQKVQLGKPVTPHLVTVDPKTGVITQQTDTKKTQSNKNSSDAPNTSPKKNDSKKMPASAPSGSGS; encoded by the coding sequence ATGGCTCCAGATGTCAATGTAATCTCTGTTCCGCAACAACCGGTTGCGAATTCATGGACTGCCGTCGGGCGTGTCGATTCCAAAGATATCGTCCAAATCAAATCACGGGTCGAAGGATTCTTGATCGAAAAAGATTTTGTTGAAGGTGATATTGTAAAAAAAGGACAAGTCCTTTTTAAAATTGACCCGCGTCCATTTGAAGCAGACTTGATGCTGGAAAAAGCGAATGTAGAAAAAGCACAGGCTGCACTTGTTGAAGCAAAGCAAAATCTGCAACGCGGCACTCAGCTCTATGCAGGTAAAAACATTAGTAAATCAGAACTTGACCGCTACACCAGTACAGAACGACAAGCAGCCGCACAGGTTGATGCAACAAAAGCGCAAGCCTATTCCGCGTCCATCAATCTTGGATACGCAACCATCAAAGCCCCGCTTACCGGACGCATCGGCAAGACAATCTACTCAGTCGGCAACCTTATATCACCATCAAGTGGCACACTTGCGACAATCTATTCTATCGATCCGATTTATGTCTATTTCACAGTTGATGAAAAAGATGTTGTCACATACCGACAAAAGTGGGGGTATAACAAAAGTCCGGAGCTTACTTTTACCTTGGTTCTTCCAAACGGCTCCCTGTATCCGAAGCAAGGAACGCTGGATTTTGCCCAACCATTTATTGATAAAGATACCGGCACAATAAACCTGCGTTGTGTTTTCCCTAACCCTGACAACCTTCTGCTTTCCGGCATGTACACTACAGTAATTGTGAGGGATGCAGAAAAAAAACTTATGCCGCTTATCCCACAGGCAAGTGTGCAACAAAACCAGTCTGGCTACACTGTAGTCGTGGTTGATGATAAAAATATCGCCAACATGCGTAAGGTCACACTCGGTGCACGGCTTGATGCCATGTGGGTCGTAATGGAAGGGCTTAAAGCCGGAGACCACATCATTGTAGAAGGGTTACAAAAAGTTCAGCTTGGCAAGCCGGTAACGCCGCACCTTGTTACTGTTGATCCCAAAACAGGGGTAATTACACAGCAGACTGATACAAAAAAAACTCAGTCGAATAAAAACAGCTCTGATGCTCCCAACACATCCCCAAAAAAGAATGACTCCAAAAAAATGCCAGCATCTGCACCGTCAGGCAGCGGGAGCTAA
- a CDS encoding LuxR family transcriptional regulator — MDDQLQSILETIIATDSPERLWAKFVEYARSKGASQIHTWFGKTNEDLLFLSTAPDWWHEYYVSNNIIEYDHVAYHGLTGQGPLLYGRDKDLNNPLLSERAKQLVRMTTSEFQYGSGITMPSFHNNKRIGGINVCFPESVTQLNDVPTNRVLEILLVSCTAHEKLYALTFQETDPAPLTPRQQECLTWLACGLTSHQIADKIGISYHTVKMHIDSAKERLGATTRTQAVAKALAAGLINI; from the coding sequence ATGGATGACCAACTGCAAAGTATTTTAGAAACCATTATTGCAACAGATTCACCAGAACGCTTATGGGCTAAATTTGTTGAGTATGCACGCTCCAAAGGGGCGTCTCAAATTCATACTTGGTTTGGAAAAACAAATGAAGATTTGTTGTTTTTATCAACAGCACCTGATTGGTGGCATGAATACTATGTAAGCAATAATATTATTGAGTATGACCATGTCGCATATCACGGCTTAACAGGACAAGGACCACTACTCTATGGACGAGATAAGGATTTAAACAACCCGTTACTGAGTGAAAGAGCAAAACAATTAGTTCGGATGACAACATCTGAATTTCAATACGGAAGTGGTATTACTATGCCTTCGTTTCACAATAATAAACGCATAGGTGGTATCAATGTCTGTTTTCCTGAAAGCGTAACACAACTTAATGATGTTCCGACCAATAGAGTTCTGGAAATTCTTCTGGTATCATGCACAGCACATGAAAAACTCTATGCGCTCACTTTTCAAGAAACAGATCCGGCACCACTAACCCCACGGCAGCAGGAATGTCTTACATGGCTTGCCTGCGGGCTAACATCGCACCAAATCGCAGACAAAATAGGCATCAGCTACCATACTGTCAAAATGCACATTGATTCTGCAAAAGAACGTCTTGGTGCAACTACCCGAACTCAAGCTGTTGCCAAAGCACTGGCAGCAGGACTCATTAACATTTAA
- a CDS encoding flavodoxin family protein — protein sequence MKILTLLGSGRVAGNTATILGWAEDELRTLGHEVERINLIKKDIKPCLGCAKCKESETDINCIQKDDAEEILQKMIDADITVFASPTYFWGYAAPIKTLIDRSWSLVSNYKKPNHSSLLEGKRQGTLLTGGSDYENNAEGLIFTFNKLQGFYKTENAGELFIGKCTADYKRPEDAKERACAFARNLVA from the coding sequence ATGAAAATACTCACACTTCTCGGCAGCGGTAGAGTTGCTGGCAACACCGCCACTATTCTCGGATGGGCAGAAGACGAATTACGTACACTGGGACATGAAGTTGAACGCATCAACCTTATCAAAAAAGATATTAAGCCATGTCTCGGGTGTGCAAAATGCAAAGAATCTGAAACAGATATCAACTGTATTCAAAAAGACGATGCAGAAGAAATCTTGCAAAAAATGATTGATGCAGATATCACCGTCTTCGCTTCGCCTACATATTTCTGGGGCTACGCAGCACCAATCAAAACGCTTATAGATCGAAGCTGGAGCCTTGTATCAAACTACAAAAAACCTAACCATTCTTCATTACTCGAAGGTAAACGCCAAGGTACTTTGCTTACTGGAGGCAGTGACTACGAGAACAATGCTGAAGGTTTGATCTTTACTTTTAATAAATTACAGGGTTTTTATAAAACAGAAAACGCAGGCGAGCTGTTTATCGGAAAATGTACAGCCGATTACAAACGCCCAGAAGATGCAAAAGAGCGTGCATGTGCATTTGCCCGCAACCTTGTTGCATAG